One Synechococcus sp. CC9605 genomic window carries:
- a CDS encoding photosystem I reaction center subunit II PsaD, producing the protein MAATALNGQLPQHIASTGGLLNSAETEEKYAITWTSKTEQAFELPTGGAALMNSGENLMYFARKEQCLALGTQLRTKFKPRIEDYKIYRIYPGGDTEFLHPKDGVFSEKVNEGRPMVGHNPRRIGQNVNPANIKFSGRNTFDA; encoded by the coding sequence ATGGCAGCAACGGCGTTGAACGGTCAACTTCCCCAGCACATCGCCAGCACTGGCGGGCTTCTGAATTCAGCGGAGACTGAAGAGAAATACGCAATCACCTGGACCAGCAAGACAGAGCAGGCCTTTGAGCTGCCCACCGGTGGTGCCGCTCTGATGAATTCAGGTGAAAACCTGATGTATTTCGCTCGCAAAGAACAGTGCCTCGCCCTCGGCACTCAGCTGCGCACGAAGTTTAAGCCCCGGATTGAGGACTACAAGATCTACCGGATCTACCCCGGTGGTGACACCGAATTCCTGCATCCCAAGGATGGCGTGTTCTCCGAGAAGGTGAACGAAGGTCGTCCCATGGTGGGCCACAACCCCCGTCGCATTGGCCAGAACGTCAACCCGGCCAACATCAAGTTCAGCGGCCGCAACACCTTCGACGCCTGA
- the hemF gene encoding oxygen-dependent coproporphyrinogen oxidase translates to MVRSLIRRVLGRQDVGVSNAPLELPPSDSRERARAMVMGLQDQICAGLEALDGEGRFVEESWVRHEGGGGRSRVMREGRVFEQGGVNFSEVQGEELPPSILKQRPEAKGHPWFATGTSMVLHPRNPYIPTVHLNYRYFEAGPVWWFGGGADLTPYYPFLDDARHFHRTHQAACDSVHPDLHKVFKPWCDEYFYLKHRGETRGVGGIFYDYQDANGTLYKGQDPSGPAAQVSASLGARPLSWEQLFSLGQANGRAFLPAYAPIVEKRHPMAYGDRERDFQLYRRGRYVEFNLVWDRGTIFGLQTNGRTESILMSLPPLVRWEYGYTAEAGSREALLTELFTKPQDWLGDASLDERCRPHGAIN, encoded by the coding sequence ATGGTCCGCTCCCTGATTCGCCGCGTCCTCGGACGCCAGGACGTGGGTGTCAGCAACGCTCCCCTTGAGCTGCCCCCAAGCGATTCCAGAGAGCGGGCTCGGGCGATGGTGATGGGGCTGCAGGATCAAATCTGTGCAGGCCTGGAAGCCCTCGACGGTGAAGGTCGCTTCGTTGAGGAGAGTTGGGTGCGGCATGAAGGGGGTGGGGGGCGCTCCCGGGTGATGCGTGAGGGCCGCGTCTTTGAACAGGGCGGCGTGAATTTCTCCGAAGTTCAAGGCGAAGAACTGCCCCCGTCGATCCTCAAGCAGCGTCCAGAGGCGAAGGGGCATCCCTGGTTCGCCACCGGAACCTCGATGGTTCTGCATCCGCGCAACCCCTACATCCCGACGGTTCACCTCAACTACCGCTACTTCGAGGCTGGCCCGGTGTGGTGGTTCGGCGGCGGTGCCGACCTGACGCCGTACTACCCGTTTCTCGACGACGCCCGTCATTTCCATCGCACCCATCAGGCGGCCTGTGATTCGGTTCACCCGGATCTGCACAAGGTGTTCAAGCCCTGGTGCGATGAATACTTCTATTTGAAGCACCGCGGTGAAACCCGCGGCGTCGGCGGCATCTTCTACGACTACCAAGATGCCAACGGCACCCTCTACAAGGGTCAGGATCCCTCCGGTCCTGCGGCTCAGGTGTCCGCCAGCTTGGGAGCTCGGCCGCTGAGTTGGGAGCAGCTGTTCTCCTTGGGGCAGGCCAACGGCAGAGCCTTCCTTCCCGCCTACGCCCCCATCGTGGAGAAGCGTCATCCGATGGCCTATGGCGATCGCGAGAGGGATTTTCAACTCTATCGACGGGGCCGATATGTGGAGTTCAACCTGGTCTGGGACCGCGGCACGATCTTCGGTCTGCAGACCAATGGACGCACGGAATCGATCCTGATGTCTCTGCCCCCGCTGGTGCGTTGGGAGTACGGCTACACCGCAGAGGCCGGATCACGGGAAGCCCTGCTGACCGAACTGTTCACCAAGCCTCAGGACTGGCTGGGTGATGCCTCGCTGGATGAGCGCTGCCGACCCCATGGAGCGATCAATTAA
- a CDS encoding ribonuclease D: MAEKSSSPAEFAVFDRDLDAAWTERYLQSPRLAVDTEAMGLIHGRDRLCLVQIADAEDRVACVRIGLGQTEAPNLKRLFEAPTVEKVFHFARFDVAALAAGLSIEVNPVFCTKVGSRLGRTYTPRHGLKDLVMELVGVELDKGAQSSDWGRVDELTDAQLAYAANDVRYLLPARERLEQMLRREGRWDLAQRCFQCVPVVAELDRLRFHQIFEH, translated from the coding sequence ATGGCTGAGAAGTCGTCATCCCCAGCGGAATTCGCGGTCTTTGATCGCGATCTCGATGCAGCTTGGACGGAGCGCTACCTGCAGTCCCCGCGGCTTGCCGTTGATACCGAAGCGATGGGGCTGATTCATGGGCGTGATCGGCTTTGCCTGGTTCAGATCGCCGACGCCGAGGACCGTGTGGCCTGTGTCCGCATTGGCCTGGGCCAGACCGAGGCACCAAATCTCAAGCGCCTGTTTGAGGCGCCCACGGTGGAGAAGGTGTTTCACTTCGCCCGTTTCGATGTGGCTGCGCTTGCTGCCGGTTTGAGCATCGAAGTGAACCCCGTGTTCTGCACCAAGGTCGGCAGTCGGCTCGGCCGCACGTACACCCCCCGCCATGGCCTTAAGGATCTGGTGATGGAATTGGTCGGCGTTGAGCTGGACAAGGGCGCCCAGAGCAGTGACTGGGGCCGGGTGGACGAACTTACGGATGCCCAGTTGGCCTACGCCGCCAACGATGTGCGCTATTTGCTGCCAGCCCGCGAGCGCCTGGAGCAAATGTTGCGGCGGGAAGGGCGTTGGGATCTGGCACAACGCTGCTTTCAATGCGTTCCGGTGGTTGCCGAGCTTGATCGGCTGCGCTTTCACCAGATCTTTGAGCACTGA
- a CDS encoding lipid-A-disaccharide synthase-related protein, translated as MLFLCNGHGEDMITLRIIQAVHRRAPRRPLTVLPLVGAGRVFDSAVQQGWLTCLGPKAALPSGGFSNQSLRGLLADVRAGLPSLSWSQWRLVCRLGHERQPIVAVGDLLPLLMAWSSGAPFGFIGTPKSDYTWLSGPGGAKSDCYHRLKGSEWDPWEWRLMRSRRCQLVAMRDRLTARGLQRKGVGALAPGNPMMDGLQIQPLPSALERCRRVLLLCGSRMPEAQRNLQRLVRSAMALTGRVPMALLVAVGAQPDAEVLSDSLEQLGFRRSLPPSDLLGAEACWVKGACLVLIGRGCFDQWAGWAEAGIANAGTATEQLVGLGIPALSLPGPGPQFKPGFARRQSRLLGGAVRPCSDESELTRRLEVLLAEPELRSHLGRIGSQRMGPAGGSDQLARLILDRFNGY; from the coding sequence CTGCTGTTTCTCTGCAACGGCCACGGCGAAGACATGATCACCCTGCGGATCATCCAGGCCGTGCATCGGCGCGCACCGCGACGCCCCCTGACCGTGCTCCCTTTGGTGGGCGCCGGCCGGGTCTTTGATTCTGCGGTTCAGCAGGGATGGTTGACATGCCTGGGGCCGAAAGCGGCCCTGCCCAGCGGTGGCTTCAGCAACCAAAGCCTGAGAGGTCTGCTGGCAGACGTCAGGGCTGGACTCCCCAGTCTGAGTTGGAGTCAATGGCGCTTGGTGTGCCGCCTGGGCCATGAGCGCCAACCCATCGTTGCCGTTGGCGATTTACTGCCACTGCTGATGGCCTGGAGCAGTGGCGCTCCCTTCGGCTTCATCGGCACTCCCAAAAGCGACTACACCTGGCTCAGTGGTCCTGGAGGGGCCAAAAGCGACTGCTACCACCGGCTCAAGGGCAGTGAGTGGGATCCCTGGGAATGGCGCCTGATGCGCTCACGCCGCTGTCAACTGGTGGCCATGCGTGATCGGCTCACAGCCCGTGGCTTGCAGCGCAAGGGCGTGGGCGCCCTTGCACCGGGAAATCCGATGATGGATGGGCTCCAGATCCAACCGCTGCCATCGGCCCTGGAACGCTGCCGCCGAGTGCTCCTGCTCTGCGGAAGTCGCATGCCGGAGGCCCAGCGAAACCTGCAGCGGTTGGTTCGCAGTGCCATGGCGCTGACCGGCCGTGTGCCGATGGCACTGCTCGTGGCCGTGGGCGCCCAACCCGATGCAGAGGTTCTGAGCGACAGTCTTGAGCAACTGGGGTTTCGACGCAGCCTTCCGCCTTCGGACCTACTGGGTGCCGAAGCCTGCTGGGTGAAAGGAGCCTGTCTGGTCCTGATCGGGCGAGGTTGCTTTGACCAATGGGCCGGCTGGGCAGAAGCCGGCATCGCCAACGCCGGAACGGCGACGGAACAACTGGTTGGGCTGGGCATTCCGGCCTTGTCCCTGCCTGGACCAGGACCGCAGTTCAAGCCAGGCTTCGCCCGCCGTCAGAGCCGCCTGTTGGGGGGAGCGGTTCGTCCCTGCTCTGATGAATCCGAGCTCACTAGACGGCTCGAAGTGCTTCTGGCTGAACCGGAACTCCGCTCCCATCTGGGACGGATCGGGTCGCAGCGGATGGGGCCAGCAGGGGGGAGCGATCAGCTGGCACGCCTGATCCTGGATCGCTTCAACGGATACTGA
- a CDS encoding Mrp/NBP35 family ATP-binding protein yields MTPVEQANKALQQVKDAGSGKTALELGWIEQIRITPPRAVFRLSLPGFAQSQRDRIVAEARGALMALDGIEDVQIEIGQPPSQGGIGQAGHGQPAERQSIPGVRQVIAVSSGKGGVGKSTVAVNLACALAQTGLRVGLLDADIYGPNAPTMLGVADQTPEVQGSGDQQRIVPIETCGIAMVSMGLLIDDHQPVIWRGPMLNGIIRQFLYQAEWGERDVLIVDLPPGTGDAQLSLAQAVPMAGVVIVTTPQQVSLQDARRGLAMFRQMGIPVLGVVENMSAFIPPDRPDCRYALFGSGGGAQLASDYDVPLLAQIPMEMPVQEGGDTGRPIVINRSDSASAAEFKGLAEAVLKAVTQTV; encoded by the coding sequence ATGACCCCGGTCGAGCAGGCCAACAAAGCCCTCCAGCAAGTCAAAGATGCCGGCAGTGGCAAAACGGCCCTGGAGCTCGGCTGGATCGAACAGATCCGCATCACCCCGCCGCGGGCTGTGTTTCGCCTCAGCCTCCCAGGCTTCGCCCAAAGCCAGCGTGACCGCATCGTGGCCGAAGCACGGGGCGCTCTGATGGCGCTCGACGGCATTGAAGACGTGCAAATCGAGATCGGCCAACCTCCAAGCCAGGGTGGTATCGGCCAAGCCGGCCATGGTCAGCCGGCAGAACGCCAGTCGATCCCCGGCGTTCGCCAGGTGATTGCGGTGAGCAGCGGCAAAGGCGGCGTCGGCAAGAGCACCGTCGCCGTCAATCTGGCCTGCGCCCTCGCCCAGACCGGGCTGCGGGTAGGACTTCTGGACGCCGATATTTACGGGCCGAACGCACCAACCATGCTGGGCGTCGCTGACCAAACACCGGAGGTGCAGGGCAGCGGCGATCAACAGCGGATCGTCCCGATCGAGACCTGCGGCATCGCCATGGTGTCGATGGGTCTGCTGATCGACGATCACCAGCCTGTGATCTGGCGCGGCCCGATGCTCAACGGCATCATTCGGCAGTTCCTCTACCAGGCCGAATGGGGTGAGCGGGACGTCCTCATCGTTGACCTGCCGCCGGGCACCGGTGATGCACAGCTCTCTCTGGCCCAGGCGGTGCCGATGGCCGGCGTTGTGATCGTGACCACCCCCCAGCAGGTGTCGCTGCAGGATGCGCGAAGGGGTCTTGCCATGTTCCGGCAGATGGGCATTCCTGTCCTCGGCGTGGTGGAGAACATGAGCGCCTTCATTCCCCCAGACCGTCCCGACTGCCGCTATGCCCTCTTCGGCAGTGGCGGCGGTGCCCAACTCGCCTCGGACTATGACGTTCCCTTGCTGGCTCAGATCCCCATGGAGATGCCAGTGCAGGAAGGCGGTGACACGGGACGACCGATCGTGATCAACCGCAGCGACTCCGCCAGCGCCGCCGAGTTTAAGGGCCTTGCTGAGGCCGTGCTCAAGGCCGTCACTCAGACCGTCTGA
- a CDS encoding sensor histidine kinase, with translation MTGPSFTALRQRLAQDVPQGRCDEIGVRRLWWAALETLQQDLLERGLERGIWLAAPLPALYEPELLQHLQGWVWAPDQLDQLSPHPTALPGRSSSDEPGSLRGFQRLSLGPDDGDDPLLLVITPEVQVALALHGPAQKRQLLMRCDPATLSDVLVQLGGRLEHQSPAQAEQLRKALESIGSLQSNAAWSEQFWPRLTERLTGTAPGLMLQPIQAERPPEAPSHGDLNLLEAITHEVRTPLATIRTLIRSLLRRKDLADVVVNRLRQIDVECSEQIDRFGLIFHAAELQREPNEANLARTDLQAMLSALAPSWTEQLDRRGIALELDLSADLPAILSDSRRLEPMLGGLIDRSTRGLPSGSQLTLHLQAAGPRVKLQLHVEHPDRSQATEAGSEPQRENVGTVLSWDPSTGSLQLSQDATRQMMASLGGRYQPKRDRDITVFFPVHTPGE, from the coding sequence TTGACCGGGCCCTCCTTCACCGCCCTGCGGCAACGGCTGGCGCAAGACGTGCCCCAGGGCCGCTGCGATGAGATTGGTGTTCGGCGGCTTTGGTGGGCTGCTCTGGAAACCCTGCAACAGGACCTGCTTGAGCGCGGCCTGGAACGCGGAATCTGGCTGGCTGCCCCCCTGCCGGCTCTCTATGAACCGGAGTTGCTCCAACATCTGCAGGGATGGGTGTGGGCTCCGGATCAACTGGATCAACTGAGTCCGCATCCAACAGCACTGCCGGGACGGTCCAGCAGCGATGAGCCCGGTTCCCTGCGGGGATTCCAACGCTTGTCCCTGGGCCCCGACGACGGGGATGACCCACTGCTACTAGTGATCACGCCTGAGGTCCAGGTGGCCCTTGCGCTGCATGGGCCGGCCCAGAAGCGTCAGCTGCTGATGCGTTGCGACCCGGCAACGCTCAGTGATGTTCTGGTGCAGCTGGGGGGTCGGCTGGAGCACCAGTCACCAGCGCAGGCCGAGCAGCTGCGCAAAGCGCTCGAATCGATCGGCTCCCTGCAGAGCAATGCAGCCTGGTCAGAACAGTTCTGGCCCCGTCTCACCGAGCGGCTCACCGGCACAGCCCCTGGGCTGATGCTGCAACCCATCCAGGCTGAGCGCCCACCGGAAGCTCCGAGCCATGGAGATCTGAATTTACTGGAAGCGATCACCCATGAGGTGCGAACCCCTCTGGCCACGATCCGAACATTGATCCGCTCTCTGCTGCGGCGGAAGGATCTGGCTGATGTCGTTGTGAATCGCTTGCGGCAGATCGATGTGGAATGCAGCGAGCAGATCGATCGCTTTGGCCTGATCTTCCATGCCGCTGAACTGCAACGGGAGCCCAACGAGGCCAATCTGGCCCGCACTGATTTGCAAGCCATGCTGAGCGCCCTTGCGCCCAGCTGGACGGAGCAGCTGGACCGTCGCGGGATCGCCTTGGAGCTGGATCTCAGCGCTGACCTGCCCGCGATCCTGAGTGATTCCCGGCGACTGGAACCGATGCTGGGGGGTCTGATCGACCGCAGCACCAGGGGGCTCCCCTCAGGAAGTCAGCTCACGCTTCACCTCCAGGCAGCAGGTCCGCGGGTAAAGCTTCAGCTGCATGTGGAGCATCCCGACAGGAGCCAGGCCACAGAGGCCGGCTCGGAGCCCCAGCGCGAAAACGTGGGGACCGTCCTCAGCTGGGATCCCAGCACCGGCAGCCTGCAGTTAAGCCAGGATGCGACCCGCCAGATGATGGCCAGCCTGGGGGGCCGCTATCAGCCCAAGCGCGACCGCGACATCACCGTTTTTTTCCCGGTGCATACGCCCGGAGAGTGA
- a CDS encoding helix-turn-helix transcriptional regulator has protein sequence MFSRRKPSRTCLADIEQYFHQPPPQFLDLELAVCWILECLLKDDNYPSGLLQKLIREEPQLRLSETVLQQALEFLEQHGSISSYTQRCPSRGRPRRMLHLESDARGEAERLMQPWRSWLDSHRFALN, from the coding sequence GTGTTCTCTCGCAGAAAGCCTTCGCGCACCTGTCTGGCAGACATCGAGCAGTACTTCCATCAACCGCCGCCGCAATTCCTCGATCTCGAGCTGGCTGTCTGCTGGATCCTCGAGTGCTTGCTCAAAGACGACAACTACCCCTCCGGACTCCTGCAGAAACTGATCCGGGAGGAGCCACAACTGCGGCTTTCTGAAACCGTTCTGCAACAGGCGCTGGAGTTCCTTGAGCAACATGGCTCGATCAGCAGTTACACCCAACGCTGCCCAAGTCGCGGACGGCCACGGCGCATGCTGCACCTTGAATCCGATGCACGCGGCGAAGCCGAGCGACTAATGCAGCCCTGGCGCAGCTGGCTGGACTCCCACCGGTTCGCCTTGAACTAA
- a CDS encoding cofactor assembly of complex C subunit B: MPAGFQSTLLLTVLLAIGLVFFLRAASKDRTTVVDVMSPQPPITVLDGLSTWLEDRGWSRDGGDAERQVLRFKGKVASSQPLAILLSVLAAIGSACFGLVLRQLAPQLHWWPLLLIGLGPLAGAVYTRRAARTEALELQLLPATEGDGSAIRLRAHRDELIAIELELAETLQLASDGSLLSSPI; encoded by the coding sequence ATGCCTGCAGGATTCCAATCCACCCTCCTGCTGACTGTTCTGCTGGCAATTGGTCTGGTTTTCTTTCTGCGTGCAGCCAGCAAGGACCGAACCACAGTGGTGGACGTGATGTCCCCCCAACCCCCCATCACCGTTCTTGACGGGCTCAGCACTTGGCTGGAAGACCGCGGCTGGAGCCGAGATGGCGGCGACGCTGAGCGCCAGGTGCTCCGCTTCAAGGGGAAGGTGGCCTCCAGCCAACCCCTTGCAATCTTGCTGTCAGTGCTGGCGGCCATTGGCTCCGCCTGCTTCGGTCTGGTCCTGCGTCAGCTGGCACCCCAACTGCACTGGTGGCCTCTGCTGCTGATCGGCCTCGGTCCTCTGGCGGGAGCTGTTTACACCCGGCGGGCCGCTCGCACAGAAGCCCTTGAACTGCAACTCCTTCCTGCTACCGAGGGAGACGGCAGCGCCATTCGTCTGAGGGCTCATCGGGACGAACTGATCGCCATCGAACTGGAACTGGCTGAGACCCTGCAACTCGCCAGTGATGGATCCCTGCTCTCCTCCCCCATCTGA
- a CDS encoding anthranilate synthase component I, with product MFSPDRDAFHQAVCSGANLIPLAQSWPADLETPLTTWIKVGDGRPPGVLLESVEGGETLGRWSVIACDPLWTASARNDCLTRTWRDGREEQFSGNPFESLRDCLAPYSCVNLPGLPPLGQLYGVWGYELIQWIEPTVAVHPRVAADPPDGIWMLMDAILIFDQVKRQITAVAFGDLSNRVDEEQAWETAIGRIEALRQRMNAPLPAVKPLTWDARSKELPAVRSNRSRDEFEAAVDTAKEHIAAGDVFQLVISQRLETEVPQSPLELYRSLRMVNPSPYMAFFDFGDWQLIGSSPEVMVQAEPAADGIHASLRPIAGTRPRGATPLEDRELEADLLADPKERAEHVMLVDLGRNDLGRVCQPGSVAVQDLMVIERYSHVMHIVSQVEGRLGPAHDVWDLLMAAFPAGTVSGAPKIRAMQLIHELEPDARGPYSGVYGSVDLAGALNTAITIRTMVVQPRDGGGCRVKVQAGAGVVADSQPTAEFEETLNKARGMLTALACLNPPE from the coding sequence ATGTTCAGTCCCGATCGCGACGCCTTTCATCAGGCTGTTTGCAGTGGTGCCAACCTGATTCCTCTGGCTCAGAGTTGGCCTGCAGATCTTGAAACACCCCTCACCACCTGGATCAAGGTGGGCGACGGAAGGCCTCCAGGCGTGCTGCTGGAATCTGTCGAAGGTGGTGAAACCCTCGGGCGTTGGAGTGTGATCGCCTGCGATCCTCTCTGGACGGCATCGGCGCGGAACGATTGTCTGACGCGCACCTGGCGTGACGGTCGTGAAGAGCAGTTCAGCGGTAACCCGTTCGAATCCCTGCGCGACTGCCTCGCGCCGTACTCCTGCGTCAACCTGCCGGGCCTCCCTCCCCTGGGACAGCTGTACGGCGTTTGGGGCTACGAACTGATCCAGTGGATCGAACCCACCGTCGCAGTCCACCCCCGTGTTGCGGCCGATCCCCCGGATGGGATCTGGATGTTGATGGACGCGATCCTGATCTTTGATCAGGTGAAACGACAGATCACCGCCGTCGCCTTCGGCGACCTCTCCAACAGGGTGGATGAGGAGCAGGCCTGGGAGACCGCCATCGGACGGATCGAGGCCTTGCGCCAACGGATGAACGCACCTCTGCCCGCCGTCAAACCACTGACCTGGGACGCGAGAAGCAAAGAGCTTCCCGCTGTGCGCTCCAACCGCAGCCGCGATGAATTCGAAGCCGCCGTAGACACCGCCAAGGAACACATCGCAGCCGGCGATGTGTTCCAACTGGTGATCAGTCAGCGCCTGGAGACGGAGGTCCCTCAATCACCCCTAGAGCTGTACCGCAGTCTGCGGATGGTGAATCCATCGCCATACATGGCGTTCTTCGATTTCGGGGACTGGCAACTGATTGGCTCCAGTCCGGAAGTGATGGTTCAAGCCGAACCGGCTGCTGATGGCATCCACGCCAGCCTGCGACCCATCGCCGGAACACGCCCTCGCGGCGCCACGCCCCTGGAGGACCGCGAGCTGGAAGCTGACCTGCTGGCCGATCCCAAGGAACGGGCTGAGCACGTGATGCTGGTGGATCTAGGCCGCAATGACCTCGGCAGGGTCTGTCAGCCCGGAAGCGTGGCAGTGCAGGACCTGATGGTGATCGAGCGCTACTCCCACGTGATGCACATCGTCAGCCAAGTCGAAGGACGTCTGGGCCCGGCACACGATGTGTGGGATCTGCTGATGGCGGCGTTCCCCGCCGGCACCGTCAGCGGTGCACCAAAAATCCGAGCGATGCAACTCATCCACGAGCTTGAACCCGATGCGCGTGGCCCCTATTCCGGGGTGTATGGATCCGTTGATCTGGCCGGGGCCCTCAACACAGCAATCACCATCCGCACCATGGTGGTGCAACCCCGTGATGGCGGAGGATGCCGGGTCAAAGTGCAGGCTGGGGCCGGTGTTGTGGCCGATTCACAGCCAACGGCGGAGTTTGAGGAGACCCTCAACAAAGCCCGTGGAATGCTGACCGCACTGGCATGCCTGAATCCGCCGGAATGA
- the gshA gene encoding glutamate--cysteine ligase, whose amino-acid sequence MPESAGMTAQPLLLKGFEVELFTGRTNGANVGVASDVARDLPGFVTEPDCRNLEYVTDPIRDYAALPEALLAPRRTLRQWLQKRDLTLLPGSTMSLGDSSRFERSDPDNAYHALIEQLYGTRVVTASIHINLGITDLNWLFAAVRLVRCEAALLLALSASSPFLDGRNTSHHSQRWHQFPLTPPAVPLFRDHEHYIQWVEEQLATGGMRNERHLWTSVRPNGPRRPYDLNRLELRICDLVTNPDELLAITCLLELRLLALKTNIESLDPLRSSSLSADELVQLADSNDAAVARSSLNAELRHWQDGRAINCRDWLMELLDQLAPLAESLQLSACLKPLDSLLVHGNQAMRWETAHGQGQSIEDLLQKGIQRMEEEERISTGEACLG is encoded by the coding sequence ATGCCTGAATCCGCCGGAATGACAGCGCAACCCCTTCTGCTGAAAGGCTTCGAAGTTGAACTGTTCACCGGTCGCACCAACGGAGCCAACGTGGGCGTCGCCTCCGACGTTGCCAGGGACCTGCCTGGCTTTGTGACAGAGCCGGACTGTCGCAACCTCGAATACGTCACCGACCCGATCCGGGATTACGCCGCCCTGCCCGAGGCGCTGCTCGCTCCCCGGCGGACGCTGCGTCAGTGGCTGCAGAAGCGTGATCTGACGCTTCTTCCCGGCAGCACCATGAGCCTGGGCGACAGCAGCCGATTCGAACGCTCCGACCCAGACAACGCCTATCACGCGCTGATTGAACAGCTGTATGGCACCAGGGTCGTGACAGCCAGCATCCACATCAACCTCGGGATCACCGATCTCAACTGGTTGTTTGCAGCAGTCCGGCTCGTGCGCTGCGAAGCGGCTTTGCTGCTCGCCCTGAGTGCCAGTTCTCCCTTCCTGGATGGGCGTAACACCAGCCACCACTCCCAGCGATGGCATCAATTCCCGCTCACGCCCCCTGCGGTTCCCCTGTTCCGGGATCACGAGCACTACATCCAATGGGTGGAAGAGCAACTGGCCACGGGTGGCATGCGCAACGAGCGTCACCTGTGGACGTCCGTTCGGCCCAATGGTCCTCGGCGCCCCTACGACCTCAACCGGTTGGAGTTACGAATTTGTGATCTGGTCACCAATCCCGATGAACTGCTGGCGATCACCTGTCTGCTGGAGCTGAGGCTGCTGGCCCTCAAAACCAACATCGAAAGCCTCGATCCGCTTCGTAGCAGCTCCCTTTCCGCCGATGAACTGGTCCAACTGGCCGACAGCAACGACGCCGCCGTGGCCCGATCCAGCCTGAATGCTGAACTCAGGCATTGGCAGGACGGCCGTGCCATCAATTGCAGGGACTGGCTGATGGAGCTGCTTGATCAGCTGGCTCCCCTGGCCGAATCGCTCCAGCTCAGCGCCTGCTTGAAGCCCTTGGATTCCCTGCTTGTTCATGGCAATCAGGCCATGCGCTGGGAAACGGCCCATGGCCAGGGCCAATCCATCGAAGACCTGCTTCAGAAAGGTATTCAGCGGATGGAAGAGGAGGAACGGATCTCCACTGGGGAAGCCTGTTTGGGATGA
- the rodA gene encoding rod shape-determining protein RodA codes for MFSRRDRRRSHREWVLWGVPLGMIAIAGVLIASTQRQADYADWYHHWITAAFGVLLALGLERLPLQRLRPLLVPVYALTLISLIAVRVIGTTALGAQRWISIGGVHVQPSEFAKIAAILLVAAVLSRHPVERPIDLMRPLGVIAVPWLLVFIQPDLGTSLVFGALMLTMLYWSGMPVEWVILLLSPLVTALLSGLLPWAMALWILLMGVLAYRSLPWKRLAATATLAIHGAMAAVTPWLWMHGLKDYQRDRLVLFLDPSQDPLGGGYHLLQSTVGIGSGGVLGTGLLQGQLTKLRFIPEQHTDFIFSALGEETGFVGCLLVVLGFAALMARLLQIARNARTDFESLVVIGIGTMLMFQVVVNIFMTIGLGPVTGIPLPFLSYGRSAMVVNFIALGLCLSVVRQSRRSLAQLR; via the coding sequence ATGTTCAGCCGACGTGACCGCCGCAGATCGCACCGGGAGTGGGTGCTCTGGGGTGTTCCGCTCGGGATGATCGCCATCGCCGGGGTGCTGATCGCCAGCACCCAACGCCAGGCGGACTATGCCGACTGGTATCACCACTGGATCACCGCGGCCTTCGGTGTGCTGCTGGCGCTGGGGTTGGAACGGCTGCCGCTGCAGCGTCTCCGGCCCCTGTTGGTTCCCGTCTACGCCCTTACGCTGATAAGCCTCATAGCGGTGCGCGTGATTGGAACCACAGCGCTGGGTGCCCAACGCTGGATCAGCATTGGCGGGGTTCATGTCCAGCCATCGGAATTCGCCAAGATCGCGGCGATCCTGCTCGTGGCAGCGGTGTTGTCGCGACACCCGGTGGAGCGACCGATTGATCTGATGCGCCCGCTGGGGGTGATTGCGGTGCCTTGGCTGCTGGTGTTCATCCAGCCTGATCTCGGCACATCGCTTGTGTTCGGAGCCCTAATGCTCACGATGCTCTATTGGTCTGGGATGCCGGTCGAGTGGGTGATTTTGTTGTTGTCACCGCTGGTGACAGCCCTGCTCTCAGGCCTTCTCCCCTGGGCCATGGCCCTCTGGATCCTATTAATGGGAGTTCTCGCGTACCGCTCCCTGCCATGGAAACGTCTGGCAGCCACAGCAACCCTGGCGATCCATGGCGCCATGGCTGCTGTGACGCCATGGCTCTGGATGCATGGTTTGAAGGACTATCAACGGGACCGTTTGGTGCTGTTCCTCGACCCCAGTCAGGATCCATTGGGCGGGGGCTATCACCTGCTCCAGAGCACTGTGGGCATCGGTTCAGGCGGCGTCTTAGGCACAGGTCTTCTTCAAGGCCAACTGACCAAACTCCGTTTCATTCCTGAACAGCACACCGATTTCATCTTCAGCGCCCTGGGCGAGGAAACCGGTTTTGTTGGCTGTCTTCTGGTGGTTCTTGGCTTTGCAGCGTTGATGGCGCGGTTGCTCCAGATCGCGCGCAATGCCCGTACCGACTTCGAATCACTGGTGGTGATCGGGATCGGCACGATGCTGATGTTCCAGGTGGTGGTCAACATCTTCATGACCATCGGCCTCGGCCCCGTCACAGGGATCCCCCTGCCCTTCCTTAGTTATGGGCGCTCAGCCATGGTGGTGAACTTCATCGCGCTCGGCCTCTGCCTGTCGGTGGTCCGGCAAAGCCGTCGCTCCTTGGCGCAACTCCGTTGA